A single region of the Pyricularia oryzae 70-15 chromosome 4, whole genome shotgun sequence genome encodes:
- a CDS encoding lipase, with product MGTTRTLWLALVGLIASPRISASGIASLEIIPPTGPFNVGVSKHVVNFTNANDPFAPGNVTTEYLATVYYPTLESPPCSASPYLHPKAAPIFEDYWGFARGNFSNLTSSSLHWGAAPAPSDALNHSTLIFGPGGLGPSVEFNTMLLSDLASRGYAVVGIDHLYEQPFAWFPNPDAPGGGGPTNPGRDALGVDPHLDGITDQMYLDLHAAREREMLHVVEHGWPGLVAALGWPFATANLGLFGHSFGGSVALSIAAQTSAARVAAAINMDGTVFGAVRDAGRPAMLLGSSFHIGGPQGDSTFDEFAAKQTGWWRWLHFETFGHLGFADMAFFNEVGPNGISDFSKGTVRGARAVEVTRGVVAAFFDRWVRGVGDDEGLFDNPEGVYAEVSLTSGGNGSLSR from the coding sequence ATGGGAACCACCAGGACTTTATGGCTGGCTCTGGTCGGCCTGATCGCCAGCCCTCGGATTTCTGCAAGCGGGATCGCGTCCCTAGAAATCATCCCTCCCACTGGACCCTTCAACGTCGGAGTCAGCAAGCACGTAGTCAACTTTACCAATGCAAACGACCCCTTCGCACCAGGCAACGTGACCACCGAGTACCTTGCCACCGTCTACTACCCAACCCTGGAGAGCCCACCCTGCTCCGCCTCGCCCTATCTACACCCCAAGGCGGCACCGATCTTTGAGGACTACTGGGGCTTCGCACGGGGCAACTTCTCCAACctgacgtcgtcgtcgctgcaCTGGGGCGCAGCGCCCGCGCCCTCGGACGCCCTCAACCACAGCACGCTCATCTTTGGTCCCGGCGGCCTCGGCCCGTCGGTCGAGTTCAACACGATGCTCCTGTCGGACCTGGCCTCCAGGGGCTACGCAGTCGTCGGCATCGACCACCTGTACGAGCAGCCCTTCGCGTGGTTCCCCAACCCTGACGcccccggcggcggcgggcccaCCAACCCCGGCAGGGACGCGCTGGGCGTCGATCCACACCTCGACGGGATCACGGACCAGATGTACCTCGACCTGCACGCGGCGCGCGAGCGCGAGATGCTGCACGTGGTCGAGCACGGCTGGCCGGGCCTCGTCGCGGCGCTGGGCTGGCCGTTCGCCACGGCGAACCTGGGCCTGTTTGGGCACTCGTTTGGCGGGTCGGTGGCCCTATCGATCGCGGCGCAGACGTCGGCGGCGcgggtggcggcggccatCAACATGGACGGCACGGTCTTTGGCGCGGTGCGGGACGCGGGCAGGCCGGCGATGCTGCTGGGCTCCTCGTTTCACATCGGCGGGCCGCAGGGCGACTCGACCTTTGACGAATTCGCCGCGAAGCAGACcgggtggtggcggtggctgcATTTTGAGACGTTTGGGCACCTGGGCTTTGCCGACATGGCCTTTTTCAACGAGGTCGGCCCCAATGGCATCTCGGACTTTTCAAAGGGCACCGTGCGAGGCGCCAGGGCTGTCGAGGTCACTCGGGGCGTCGTGGCTGCGTTCTTCGACCGGTGGGTCAGGGGCGTCGGTGACGACGAGGGCCTTTTTGATAACCCTGAGGGGGTTTATGCCGAGGTCAGCCTCACAAGCGGTGGGAATGGGAGCCTGTCGCGATAG
- a CDS encoding acetyl-CoA hydrolase, whose product MASPVASAALKARIRSPPMLKKLCRPEDMLHHFPNGAYIGWSGFTGVGYPKKTPTFLADHVEKNNLQGKMKYSLFVGASSGTETEDRWASLDMINRRSPHQVGKNIAKGINSGKINFFDKHLSMFPVDLVYGFYTKDRPHNNLDVTVVEATEILEDGSIVPGASVGATPELIQMADKIIIEVNTALPSMEGLHDITMTDLPPHRKPYLIQGVEDRIGTTSIPIDPSKVIGVIESDYQDKTAPNTPADEGSAMIANHLIEYFEHEVKHGRMPKNLLPLQSGIGNIANAVIGGLANSKFENLKVWTEVIQDTFLDLFDSGSLSYATATSVRFSPEGFERFYNNFDRYKERILLRSQSVSNAPEIIRRLGVIGMNTPVEVDIYAHANSTCVMGSRMLNGLGGSADFLRSAKYSIMHTPSTRPSKTDPHGVSCIVPMCTHIDQTEHDLDVVVTENGLADVRGLSPRERARVIIRQCAHPVYRPILEAYFEKAEFECLRKGMGHEPHLLFNTFDMHKALQEEGSMQKVKSW is encoded by the exons ATGGCGAGCCCCGTGGCGTCGGCGGCCCTCAAGGCCAGGATCCGAAGTCCACCGATGCTCAAGAAGCTCTGCCGTCCCGAGGACATGCTTCATCACTTTCCCAACGGAGCTTACATTGGCTGGTCCGGCTTCACTGGTGTTGGATACCCAAA AAAGACTCCCACTTTCCTAGCCGATCATGTCGAAAAGAACAACCTTCAGGGCAAGATGAAATACTCTCTATTTGTTGGTGCCTCGTCCGGAACCGAGACCGAGGACAGGTGGGCGAGCCTTGACATGATCAACAGGCGAAGCCCTCACCAAGTCGGCAAGAACATCGCCAAGGGAATCAACAGTGGCAAGATCAACTTTTTCGACAAGCACCTCTCCATGTTCCCCGTGGACTTGGTATAC GGCTTTTACACAAAGGATAGGCCACACAACAACCTTGATGTCACGGTGGTAGAGGCAACAGAAATTCTCGAGGACGGCAGCATTGTTCCGGGTGCCTCGGTTGGAGCAACTCCGGAGCTTATACAGATGGCCGACAAG ATCATCATCGAAGTCAACACAGCTTTGCCGAGCATGGAGGGACTTCACGATATTACCATGACAGACCTGCCCCCGCACCGCAAGCCCTACTTGATCCAGGGCGTGGAGGACCGTATTGGCACTACCTCGATTCCTATCGACCCGTCAAAGGTTATTGGTGTTATCGAGTCGGACTACCAGGATAAGACGGCGCCCAACACGCCGGCCGATGAGGGCTCCGCCATGATTGCCAACCACTTGATCGAGTACTTTGAGCACGAGGTCAAGCACGGCCGCATGCCCAAGAACCTGCTGCCGCTCCAGTCGGGCATTGGAAACATTGCCAACGCCGTCATTGGAGGTCTTGCCAACTCCAAATTCGAGAACTTGAAGGTTTGGACCGAGGTCATCCAGGACACATTTTTGGACCTTTTCGACTCGGGCAGCTTGTCCTACGCCACGGCCACATCGGTGCGCTTTTCGCCCGAGGGATTCGAGCGCTTTTACAACAACTTTGACAGATACAAGGAGAGGATTCTGTTGCGATCGCAGTCGGTGTCCAACGCCCCCGAGATCATCCGCCGTCTGGGCGTCATCGGCATGAACACCCCCGTCGAGGTTGACATCTACGCCCACGCCAACAGCACCTGCGTCATGGGCTCGCGCATGCTGAACGGCCTGGGCGGTTCGGCCGACTTCCTCCGGTCCGCAAAGTACAGCATCATGCACACGCCGTCGACGCGGCCGAGCAAGACTGACCCCCACGGCGTCAGCTGCATCGTCCCCATGTGCACGCACATCGACCAGACGGAGCACgacctcgacgtcgtcgtcacGGAGAACGGCTTGGCGGACGTCAGGGGTCTGTCCCCACGGGAGAGGGCGCGGGTTATCATTAGGCAATGCGCCCACCCGGTCTACCGCCCGATCCTGGAGGCTTACTTTGAGAAGGCCGAGTTTGAGTGCTTGCGCAAGGGCATGGGCCACGAGCCGCACCTCCTTTTCAACACTTTTGACATGCACAAGGCGCTACAGGAGGAGGGAAGCATGCAGAAGGTCAAGAGCTGGTAG